In Montipora capricornis isolate CH-2021 chromosome 4, ASM3666992v2, whole genome shotgun sequence, the DNA window AACCTGTTTACTGGATTGGCCtgtttattgtaattattcttttttctaATGAGCCCTAATGAGCAGCACAGAGCAATGCAGTTATCTTGTCAATTTGTGTTATTTCCGATTGGCTTCATCCGATCACAAAGACTTCATTAGGGAGCCCCAAAATTAAAcattgcacactttgtaatacAGGATTATAGTCATATCCTGCAGGTATATTTTATTGGTGTATTACGAGACAAAGGAAATTGAGAATTAATAACCTAAGTTAAAacatttcaacctgaatttaattttgaccagtaacacatacatgtaccttaaacaaactaaaacagaaaGGGAAGCAACCCTGGCATATGTCATACCAGTTACCTGAAAGCTTCATGCAATcattttgttaaatgttcaaatGTCTACTGATGTAATCCTAATTGATTGTTACTGTTCAGAGGGTCATTTTCACTTTACTAATGGGGGAAGGAAGTTAACTAAAGCACAAATTACAACAAAAATGTCACTTGCACTATCAGCCATGCTAATAGGGAATGCCCTATCAAATATGTGGTAGTTCTTTATCCTCTCCATACATCGTTCTACATGAATACGGAGGTTTGCAATGGATCTAGTACTATCAAGTTCATCCTCAGAGAACTGCGGTTTCTTTTTCAATAACGGGGGTATTACAAGATGTGCTTGTCTGGCAGCCAACTCATCCTGAATCAAAAATCCTTTATCTGCCATGACCCCATCCCCTTTTGAAAGTTTATCAAGGAAACCAGattgaataataatttctttgtcaGAAATTGAGCCGGTGTACAAATCACTGACAAATGAACAGACCCCTGATGGTGTAATTCCTACAAGGCCTTTCATAGTTGTGTTTGACTTATAATATGAATAACATGCAGACTGATTATCAAGTGCAGAAGGTGTTTCCATCTTGATTTCTGTGCAATCAATAATGACCACAACATCAGGGTATTTTGCCTTGAAAATAGCTGGCATGAAATCAACTATCTGCTCCTTATGAGGCCAATTGATGAGAAGCTCTAGTTCTAAACGCAATAGGCGCATCCAACTTTTACAAATGCGTGAGACAGTGCTCTCCGATATACCAAATCTATCAGCGAGGTAATCgaacaagcacaaggaaaaattCATCTAACAAAGACAATGACCTGGCTGCACCAGGAGACTGAAGAGGTGAGGTGTTAAAAAGTTTTCTGTCATATTTTCCATAGCTCATATTCTGTGCTTTATTGGCAACAAACTCAAAGCAGACCATTAATGTATCATAATTAGGAAATCCAGTATAAAAAGAGATGCTCTCATTGTCATTTTGAAACCTGTTGATAGAGAACAACTCTCGCTTGTGAACCTCAATCTTTAGGGCACTGATTTTTTCTTGGAGTATTTTAATTTGCCCCTCCATTTCTTTCTGCTCTTTACATTTCTCCCCATTTGTATCTGTTTGAGTTTCTTGGGACGCGGTACAGTTAAATTCAGCGGATAGAACGTCGTTAGCTTCCACTGACGGTGTCTCTGACTCGACAGTCTCTGTGATGTCTTTTACTACACCAACTTCAACAGCTTCAAACTCCAACTCAGCACCAACAGCGAGATGAGTTTCTAACAAAACATCGTTAAAACCAAGCCCCCTCCTTGTAGGTAGTTTCCTTTCTTTACAGGGTTTACTCCATGGAAAGATTGACGGCAATTGCCAGGAATAGCTCTTCTTACCTCCTTCAAAATGTTCGGAACAAATTCGAGTGTGAGAGGATTCCACCTTCAATGTTTTGTTCCTGATTAACCTTGTGTATTGCTTCCTAAGACTTTCGTCCTTTGGAATACGataaaatgataaatttctattttttctGGAGTGATTAGTACACACTGGAACGAAGCAGTTGTAATGCGAAGGCATGACAAATGCAGAAGTATTTTTCTCACACcgaagccgccattttgaaatttgtccTTCCAATACGAGCCCACGCTAATTTTAGTCcgcggcaaaaaaaaaatatcacgtgattttgaaaaagagcTATGCAATCTCACGTTTCTTCACGATTTCCTAGCGGCGACGTGTAAAGCAAATACAGACTCGGTCCGGAGACCGACCCTGTGGAACACCTTTTGTCAAATGTTGACAGCTGGAAGTTTGTCTACGTACACATACAAACTGATTACGATGGCTGAGCTACGTGGAGAACCAAAATAACGCTTTGCTTAGCCTTTTAATGCCAAAGCCATTAATAAAGACAGTGGAGCAAGATAGCATGGTCAGCTAGATCAAAAGCGGCAGATAGCTCTAGTCAGTGGAAGTAAAGCAACCGGTCTTTTATTGTCAATGGATCTCAGAATATCATCTTGGACTCGCACTAAGGCAGTTTCAGTACTATGAAACTTCTTACAAGCCGCAGATTGTAAGGTTTCCGTCAGATTATTGCCATCAAAACAGTGAACTAGTTGAAAGCAGACAACTTTCTCGATAGCTTTGGATGGAAATGGGAGAGTAGAGCTGGTCTAAAGTTCTTGTAAATTTCACAATCCAATGAAGATTTGAGCTATTTTCTGTCATTCGAGAACACAGACAGAAGACAATGAGCGATTGACAATTTAAGTGATGACAGAAAACAGGGACCGGGTCAAGATCGCAGCATTTCAGTTTAGATGCACGAGTTCAGATAGTTGTCCAGACTGCAGTGGCTGAAGTAGTAACTTCACACGAAGGAGGATTAGCAGTAGGGCCACAGGAAATACCAGGATCACTATCGGTACTATCCACAACCTGTGCGAGGCTCACTTCTTCATTACACGAAGTAAGTATATAAAACTAACCGTTGAAATCAGGATACCTCTAgagacattaattttaaaaacccCAATAGGAAAACAGGATTTTTAATATGGATTCAAGTTACTACATAGTTTCTATATATCAACAAAATACTGAAGTAGAACACTtaatttgttttcccttttgacaTATGAAAATAGTAATTCACTTGCATATAACATGAAACACATAAAACACATCAGTGGTGTAAAATAATGATCTTATACAGGCAATTAACAGCAgtattcaaaataaacagcaatGCCAGACCATAGACTACTTCAGTATGACAAACAATTAATATGTGCATTTTCTCATTTCAGGCTGTTCTTgtaaaattacagaaaatgaaaggaaaagtatTATATgagaaaacaaagtaaaaaacaaatgtATGACAGCGTGGAAcctgtttccaaaaaaaatttggaaaaaagattgaaaaaattTTCAGTAACAAGAGTCCATTatccaagagtaagaatctggtaccTGGTTTGTTCCCATCAGCATCtgaaaagtgtttatttttaaaccagATTTCGCGGTAAAAaatcaaatctcccggggttaagattcttatGCAATCTCATTTAAATGattatggaaatacttggaagaaaacgttttattcacaaggggtttgaattgggtacaacattaagttagctgatttggtctattgtttactTTCCCACAAAACttcgtttaaaaatagacacttgactaggccaatttgggtaaatcttattCTTGGGTGATGGACGATGGACTCTTGTCAGCCATGGATGCACCCAACAAGAAAGATTTATAGCAGAAACGCACTCAAGATTACCAATGCATGGATTATACAAAGAAGAGAGAATTACTTTGCCCATGTAGACAAAATTACCAATCTGTGGATACTACAAAGAAGAAACAGTCATGAGGTCCTGGCTGTTTGACCTTTTTTTGTTCCATCCCACAACAAAAGTGAAATAAACCTTATTCCAAAGTCCCAATAAAAAATTGCCTCTTTAATCCATTCTCCAAAGGAAGCCcgagaaataaagataaagTCAACTCCCTTCTATAGACACATTTGGGCAAGTTTAGACTATTTTGCCTTGCGGTAATTAACAGACGGCATTCAATTTTCCTAGGGCTAGGAATAATCTAGTTAATTCATTCACCCCCAAAagggcctaaaccagccatacttagtattttactctatcgaacaccagacaattttactcgtcaatggggaacccccataaatatatttcaaacCTAAATTTGTGTCGACAAAAAGGGGTTTGACTATGTGTTAAAAAGCACAATATTGAACTAAGGAAGTAGAGCAACCGCCTGCCAAATAAAATCGAGTGAAAGCTTCTCAATAAGCATCCGTTGACCTTCTCCAAGTTTCCCTCCAATTAAGTGAAATGTTTTTCGGGACTTTGCTAAAAAGGGACGAACCTTGAAAGGGTATTCCACCCGAACCCTATTTCCATGAATGTCACAGACAAAATCCCAGTTTTCAGGCAGCTGACATCTTACAAAGTcttccttttccagcaaaacgTACCCCCTATCGTTGGCCTCCCTTCCTTTCCCATAAAACAGTTTTCTGAAACAATCATGAACAAAATCAATGACAACATCACCAAAGCTtccatttttcaatttgttaaggACTGATACTCTTAAAGTGTCAACAGCCCTCATAAGCCTTTCCGGCTGAACAATCGGGTTGTCATAGTGTctgcaataaaacaaaaatgaaacaagatTAGATATTAgtggaaaatataaaaattcCTGTCCTCAGGAGCACTCAACATCAATCTAGAATTTTCagacatttgttgtaaaatttcttgcttgcctgcccgtcctaggattttcgaacatctaaaaaatggtataattgcccatttttaacggatttttaccctaaaaaggtcaccaaaaatttttgggagcctttttttctggctgaaatttttgaaaaggtaagttttgatccctacaattttcggatcactagactttcagctaggaaatccgaacagatgaagaATTATTTAGGGGATAAAAAGATAGACGCCTGTATCtacctttcactcctgtggggttccccattgacgagtaaaatgtctggcgttagacagagtaaaatctataagtctcattggcccttacaggagtttttgagtgaatctagctgttgttaatcctttcactcctgtggggttccccattgacgagtaaaatcgtctggctttGGACAGAGTCAAATCTTtaagtctcattggcccttacaggagtgaaaggttAAATACCGAAAAAAAGGTTTAACAATGCCATGTTTAAgtggagttaactgaatagagtgtaaggtgaagtgctagatttctatcgcatatgaaccatgtgagcgttagccctactgatggaaatgggcccacacaaggacagaggaaaaactctgaccagggtgggaaatgaacccacgacctgcGGGCCaaatctccgccgctctaccgactgagctacaaggtcagacgggagcaggccgtgggaactgaagatgttaaagtcacggcaatgaacatgtacaagtacaaggaaaggttacgttttatacaaactttggccgtgtagcacttatattttaaacagagttaactgaatagagtgtaaggtgaagtgctagatttctatcccatatgaaccatgtgagcgttagccctactgatggaaatgggcccacacaaggacagaggaaaaactctgacctctaacctttccttgtacttgtacatgttcattgccgtgactttaacatcttcagttcccacggcctgctcccgtctgaccttgtagctcagtcggtagagcggcggagatctaacccgaaggtcgtgggttcaattcccaccctggtcagagtttttcctctgtccttatgtttaagtggttttgaattataattattctcgttgggtgcccctgtgtcCTGGCGATTGTTAATTGGGATGACTTACATTTGTGTATGTCGAGCTTTTCTAGTAAACTGGAAATGTATTTAAAGGAGCTCAAGCCAGTTGGTCCATTCTGAATGTAAATTTACTcagcaaatgtaaacaacaccAAACCAACTAATCGAACTTCAAGTCAATATACTGTACAAGCTTGTACATGTATACCCCACAGTAACCACAGaagcataatttaaaaaaaaagggtgcAAGGCTAAAATCGAATTGTCACCTTAAATGATGAAATAAACACAAATAGGACATGATAATTGAACAGAGCTGGTTCAAAAAGTTCTCAAGAAAATAAATGCCAACAGGCACCATGAAAGAGAGATACATAtttctattttcgttcaacatcgttcaacaacgttcaacgtgttgaatggcatatttcaaccTTCAACATGacatgacacactgttcaacatttgtttaaCAACAGCTGCAACATTTCTTGATCGgtcagaccaggggtaaaatgcagactgcggTTATAATTTGACAGTTGAAAAAgccccaaacccattagaaatgcttataacagttaagcctaaatatggttttgaacttgaaacttaggcctaattaggcctaaggttagcatttctaaggggtttgggctttttcaacagttacattataacctcagtctgcattttacccctggtctgcagtctgcattaatttttacactgaccgatatTTTGTtcatcaacaaatgttgaaccgtgtatcaccGGATTTAGAATTAAGAATAATTCACCAGCAACTTACACACCTAACGAGATCGTGGGTTAAGTTTCCTTCCGCCTCCCAGCTGTTTTCGAACGAGCTGCAGTTAAGCCATTTCACAAGATATTGTGTCTGTAAATAAAATGCGTTTATTTGTGGcataaacatttcctgaaatCCTCTTGGAGATGAGGCGCTCTGCGAGGGAACATTCCCGGGAGACTTTTCTTCTCTTAGAGCTTTCGTTTCCGAAAAGAAGGTCAGAGGAAGAGGCATTGTGTCTTTGTACGAACAAAGCACGCAAATGTTTGCTTGAAACTTCAACTCCGTCCGCCATTTTAATTTCAAGAATATGACCCATTCGCGCATGAACAGTATCAGTTTCTCGAGGCGGTCCCTTCTACGGAATGCCATTTAATTTGTGTCAAAAATACTTCttgtcaaaaataaaacttatcattataaaacttgtcacgccatttctaaaacatgtttgaaaatataaaacttgtcacgccataaataaaacttgtttgaaaatataaaacttgtcacgtcatatataaaacttgttgcaataaaacttgtcacgccatatataaaatataacttGTCACGCAAAACGCCTATTGGAACCCAGTACCGCGTCAAAGCGCGAGAACAAGGCGATGAACTGGAGTTTCCAGGATTAGCAAGATGGCCTCTCACAGAGAGACTATCAAGTCTTGCTGATGGTCTTAGAGACCAAAACATAGTGGAAAGGCAAAGAGATAATCAAAAGGACATAAATGAGTCATTGTCTCGATTATTAGAGCAAAATGAGGCAATCACCGTCGGCAGCCTTGCGTGAAGGCGTCATTTCAACAGCTCTGCGTCTCTAATGTCCTTATTGGAAGCAACCCGGAACGATTTGCTACAAGTAGAACAATTAAGCTGGGCCTGAGTGATCATAATCTGATCTCTGCTATACGGAAGCAGAAGACCACTAGACTTCAACCAAAGCTCATTGAATATCGTAGTATGAAGGGCTTCGACAATGATCGTTTCCTAGCTGATCTTGGTAAAATCCCCTGGCATACTGCATATATCTTCGATGGCATTGATGATATTTGTGAATACTGGTACCAGCTGTTCAGCGATGAGGTGGACCAGCAGATGCCATACAAAAAGAACTATATCCGGGGAGATCAGCTGCCCTGAATAACCCCTGAGATCTCCGCTGCAATCCGCCACACTTCAAGCTCTTTTCTGACGGCGTCAAACCCCCTCTGGAGTATTAATTATAAGAGAGATGAAGTTGTCGGGTTTAACtgtagatcgttttcactgtcacgcaacaaaaaatataatcaaaatcgttcaatgaaatgagccaaaaacttggaacgttgtaggagacaaattcataaatcacctcactaattctcaggtctgtgcgctGCAGCGTTTCTGCGTTATTTGTCAAAGTGTctcacgcaactttatagagtttatAATCCTGGAAAGTCAAGTTCATCGCCTCGTTCTCGCCCTTTGGCGTGGTACTGTGTTCCAATAGacgtattgcgtgacaagtcaTATTTTATATAATGCGTGATACGTTTTATTGCAACAAGTTTTATATATGGCGTGACAAGAGTTATattttcaaacatgttttatataCGGCGTGCAAGTTTTATGTTTTGTAGCAAGTTTTATGTATAAACTAAGATGTtttaatcaaatgaaaccatgttgcctcgcagttatgagcgcaaattcaattgcgtcgagaagcctgaaaaatttcaggacttcaacggggtttgaacccgcgacctcgcgataccggtgcgatgctctaaccaacagagctatgaagccactaacgttGGGAGCCGGTCACTTCTGGGTTCACAACTTCCTGTGATAAGTAATGATGAGTGAAAGATAattatgaaatacatcatatatttttgcactgcgggtatgaaatcaaatgattaTATGTTACCTCGCAGTTGTaattgatgtatttcatatttatatttcactCATCATTATCAGACTTAAAATGTCTCTATCAGTGAATCAAACAATCAAACTTCTGTAAATCGAGAGGGCTTTCTAACAATGCAACCACTAGAAGTCCCAACTTCTGTTTGAAGTAAACTGGGCTGTTGACTTGCACAGGTAGGTACAGCTGACATAGCTGACGTCACACTGCATGGTGTCACAATCTGTGGTGGTTCTTCTGACTCAGAATGTAGAAATCCCGCAAGTGGTCCTGCCGCTCGCGGCTCCATGTTAACATCCAACTCTTGTTCATCCTGCACTCTCAGTGGGACTATTCTATGTACGCAGGTGTCTGCGGTTCCTACGCACCACGCCGTTTGGTGTCTGGATCATATACGACCTAGGACCCGTGCTGCGATTGATTTCACAGGTCTTTCAAACTTTTTGCTGATCTAGCCTCACACGAACTGAATCTCCTGGCTGTAGATCTGAAAAAGGTCGCACACCATGCCTCTTGTCAATTTGCCGGCTAACCGATAACAAGTGACTCGAGCCAGGGGGAAAAAGCAAAGACttagcactcgcctcccatcaaGGTGGCCCGGATTCGAATCCCggtcccggcgtcatatgtgtgttgagtttgttgttgggtttttactctgctctgagaggtttttatCCGGGTTCTGCGGTTTTCCCCTGTCCTCAAGAACCAACACTTCTAAATTCCAATTGGATCGGATGCAGGACCTCGCTGAAAACCACTTTTGGGTGAGTGGAGCTTTCTCGGTaaatatcaataaataaattaattgattaatCACTGATTACATGATATTGGCGTATTTCTTCCGGTGCATATTTAGGGTACTTTGGCCATCCACGGACGGTATAATCGAGAACACGTCTCAGCTGTGGATCTGATGCAGTAGCGCACCTGGTCTGTTCAATCTTCTCTTGCCATTTTGACTGCATCAATATACTCTTTGACATCTTGTGTGTCTGATGTCTCTGGCAGGGCTGCTAGAGGATTTCTTGAAAGAGTATCAGCAACTACTTGTTCCTTTCCAGACACATGTTTAGGCTTCACTCTGAAGCTCATCAAGCGCATAAGAAGACGCTGACATCTTAAGGGTGCTCTATCCAGATCGTGATGGTTGATCAGTGATACCAACGGCTCATGATCTGTCAAAAGCTGAAAAAACTCCAGAACACAAAGATAACGAGAAAGCTTCTTACATGCCCACACGGccgcttatttttgtttatttttatttttttgtcaatttgGGCATACTTCTTTTCTGAATCCGTGAAAGTACGAGACGCAAATGCAACAGGACGTAACTGGTCACCGTGCTTCTGTATAAGAACACCGCCTAGTCCATGCTGCTTGCATCTGCGCTAACCGCTGTAGGCTTGTGGATATCATAGAAAGCTAGGACAAGTGCTGTGGTAACCATGGCTTTGACCTTGTCGAACACTTCGTTCTGTTGATGGAGCCAATTCCAGGCACTTTCACATttaagtaattcactaattggACTGATCACACGCCGGATAGGTTTGGTAAGAATCTTACCAGGTAAATGATCATTCCCAGCACTTGACTCAATTCTGGTACATTATGTGGCGCAGAAAGTTCTTAAATTGCTTTGCCTTTATCTGAGTCTGCGTTCAGCCCTTCTTTGCTAGCAACATTTCCAAAATAGCATATCTTAGGCTTTCTGATTTCacatttttcctctttcaatCGTCTCGAACACTTGCTGAAGTCTTGCATCATGTTTTGCCTCAGATCTGCCAAAGGCAATAATGTCATCTTGGAAAACAGCCACGCCTTGAAGTTACTGATCCTTGAGGAGGTTGGTCATTCTTTTCTGAAAAATGTCTGGAGCAGACGTTATCCCAAATGTTAGCCGGCGGAAACAGAACCGACCACTTGGTGTAATAAAGGTTGTCAACCTTGAGCTTTCTGGATGTCAAGGTACCTGCCAATAACCACTTCATGCATCTAAGTTTGAAAACACTTTGGCTCCTGCCAATTTTGGAGCAACATCTTCCAAAGTAGGAAGAATGTATGTTTCCCTCTTAGCTGCTTCATTCAACTTCCTGAGGTCAACACAAATTCTAATTTTACGATTGGGTTTTACAACGGGAACTATAGGGGCACACCAGTTAGGTGGGTCTGTGATGTCCTCAATAATCCCTGCTTCTAACATGCGATCTACCTCTTCCTTTACTTTTGAAGTAAGGGAATTTTCTTGGCAGTATTAACACAATATGGATTTGCATTGTCAGTGAGCTCAATCTTGACTGGCTCACAGTTCATAAGACCAATGTCACCAAACACATTAGCAATCGTTTCTTCCACACGCTGAACTAAACATTAGGCATGCTACATGACGACTTAGAGATTGTTTACACAGTCTCCTTCAATGACAAAGATATCAACACAGTACAGTTTGTTCTTATGGGAAATGCTTGCTGTAAACTGACCTTTGCAACTGAGCATTCCACCTGGACTAAACAGTTCAGCAATTGAAGGCTTCTGCTTAGGACGCTGAGGTAAGGCTTGATAAGTCGGCACAGAGATGACAGCGATATCGACTCCTGTATCGAACTTCATCTTCATCTGTGTAACACAACAATCGCAAGAATCATAGGAATTGACCTCTCCAAGAAAAAAGTGCTTATTATTTCCGCCCCTTCTTGACGTTACCTCTCTCACAGACCTGCAAATCAAGTCGTTTCACTGTCAGgcgacaaaaaaataaatcatcTAAACCGCTCAATAAAAAAAGCCAAGAAAACACGTCTGTGTGGTTCACCATTTTTAACGGTTATTGGCCGAAACGTCTCACGAAACTGTTAAGAGCTATAGACGAGGCGCCATTTTGGTACACCACAATGGCCGCCGGAAATCAACAAAATTCGCTTTGCCACGAAAACAAGCGTTCTTTGTAACTCATGAACTGGGGCAAATACGTATCAACACAATCTCTTAAGATTTGAAACGTTGCAACTGTTGAAAGTTAAAAGGGAAGGCCTTTTTTCCGCTGTATGTTCAGAATAAAAGACGCTACGACTCTAAAAActtgtaaaaatatttaaatctAGCCTAATTTTCCAGGTAATGCAGGTAAAATATTCGCGATTttcattttagaatttaatgaCGTAGCGTGAGTATTCTTGGGAACTTTTTAGGgcaagggcgtagctaggggggtcctggggtgcccatGACTCCCCTCctttgtaagcctttttttaagcaaacaacctacaatattcaggtggcgaaaacgccacaatctagtgagtaccctctgtttgacacagtgtgccccccctccccccctcatTTGAGAATATTTTGCAAGGCTCTGTCTTTCTTTATCAGAGTACTACGTTTTACTGAGACGTTCCAATGCATGTATAATCAGTGATATGGCGTGTAATATGATACAGTATTTAAAACAGAGAATTTAACGGACTTAACGGATGCGgtacaatgataataataataataataataataataataataataataataataataataggaacgataaaaactgaaatgataTAACGAtaaaacttgtttttctttttaaacctAAAGGTTCAATTGTGTTAGCTATGTTTATGAGATATGTGATTGGAATGAAGGAGTTAGAGTGGAATAAAGACAGACAGCGCATGCTCTATAAATAATATATCATGGGTTAAATGTGGACATGTAATTAAAAGTTTGCATAAAATTCTGGAGATTGATTACAAGGCACAAAAACGAGAAATGAGCGATGGAATAGTGCTACCTTTATTCTACTAAGGCCGATTTAAACGATTTtaacatttgaccaacattcgttcaacaaaagttgaacggTTTTTAggcaaatgttggacgcaaaaaataagttgtgcggaggccgttcaaatGGGTCCAACATTGTGCCAACAAAAGAACGaacactttcgcgaaatttgattgaGAGGGACTAAGAAATAGAAACCAGACTCTCTTGTCTATTTTGCGTTTTCAAGACGATCGACAAATTCTACAAAGGATGATCATGCGTTAAACGTTTTTGCACTCGCAATACTAATTGTGATTGTTGTCACAACGTAGACAATGGTTACAATGTACATACTAGTGCTGCCAGGGTACGCATGAAGAGAAAGGAATGAAAGTAATTCTGAACTTGCCGACTAGAaatgaacgaacgaacgaacgaacgaatgaatgaatgaatgaatgaataaagcTCAGTAAGAATAGCGATGGAAGTGTAAAAGCTGTTGTACTGGGAAAACAGTCTCAATCTGTAATTTCGTTTGACAGCCTTACAAAACAGTCAAAACTGACCATTCTCTTTAAGTTTAAGTACATCAGTGTCATATTACCCGTTTATAGATGTCAATCAAAACTGTTTACAAGTTTAAATTCTATCTATGAAATGTGACGTTTTTACTTGAAGTGTTGCCAAAATGTATTTCGGTAATATGAGTGTAGCGATGCCAGTACACGAATTGAGACAGGAAGGGAAGAGTACAATAtaaggcccggttcaaacgtcgcatttcacatgtgccgaatataACTCCTATTTTAGGCGACTGAAACAATTAAATGCGGCatttgattcaaacgtcgaatttCCACTCGGAGACTGTATCCAAAATGCCAACAGCGTCATCTTGGCCTTCACTCGACTCGCGCCTTTTCATCGTATCATTGAAGCAGGTCTCACTACATGCCACAGATTTTCCCTCTTTCCACCCAGGAGTGTCCtcttcattttcaaacaccGAGCACCTCATACAATAATAATTGCTGCACTTCAAAcatgtatattttgtttttgaaaagcatAAACTGCACATTCCTTCGCCTCCCGCCATTTTTTAAATTGCTGTTTACACTCTTCTGCGCATGACATTTACGG includes these proteins:
- the LOC138046121 gene encoding uncharacterized protein — its product is MPSHYNCFVPVCTNHSRKNRNLSFYRIPKDESLRKQYTRLIRNKTLKVESSHTRICSEHFEGGKKSYSWQLPSIFPWSKPCKERKLPTRRGLGFNDVLLETHLAVGAELEFEAVEVGVVKDITETVESETPSVEANDVLSAEFNCTASQETQTDTNGEKCKEQKEMEGQIKILQEKISALKIEVHKRELFSINRFQNDNESISFYTGFPNYDTLMVCFEFVANKAQNMSYGKYDRKLFNTSPLQSPGAARSLSLLDEFFLVLVRLPR
- the LOC138046122 gene encoding uncharacterized protein, with protein sequence MPLPLTFFSETKALREEKSPGNVPSQSASSPRGFQEMFMPQINAFYLQTQYLVKWLNCSSFENSWEAEGNLTHDLVRHYDNPIVQPERLMRAVDTLRVSVLNKLKNGSFGDVVIDFVHDCFRKLFYGKGREANDRGYVLLEKEDFVRCQLPENWDFVCDIHGNRVRVEYPFKVRPFLAKSRKTFHLIGGKLGEGQRMLIEKLSLDFIWQAVALLP
- the LOC138044481 gene encoding uncharacterized protein; translated protein: MRLLRLELELLINWPHKEQIVDFMPAIFKAKYPDVVVIIDCTEIKMETPSALDNQSACYSYYKSNTTMKGLVGITPSGVCSFVSDLYTGSISDKEIIIQSGFLDKLSKGDGVMADKGFLIQDELAARQAHLVIPPLLKKKPQFSEDELDSTRSIANLRIHVERCMERIKNYHIFDRAFPISMADSASDIFVVICALVNFLPPLVK